A stretch of the Triplophysa dalaica isolate WHDGS20190420 chromosome 19, ASM1584641v1, whole genome shotgun sequence genome encodes the following:
- the LOC130407769 gene encoding E3 ubiquitin-protein ligase TRIM39-like, translating to MASKSFSEEDFSCPVCCEIYKDPVVLSCSHSVCKDCIHRFWESKGAQECPVCRRKSSKDFPPINLALKNLCETFLQERSERSSSVCHLHNEKLKLFCLDDQQPVCVVCRDSRTHNNHKFCPVDEAVIENKEKLRSALKRLKEKLRILEEFKQNLDQTAGHIKIQSRRTETQIHEEFEELHQLLHDEESARIRALREEEEQKSQMMKEKIEKINRDISSLPHTIRGVEEQMTAEDVSFLQNLKSTLKRVQCGASDPENISGMMINVAKHLSNLKFTVINKMKDNVQYTPVTLDPNTSHCNLLVSDDLISVRLSEDAADLIPDNPERFDESTCVLGAESFSSGIHCWDVQVGDNTCWCLGVMTESAQRKKSVFSRIGVWTVRYYSGEYAAVITPQKTGLGLSVKEKVERIRVELDCDGGKLSFSDPLTNTHIHTFTHKFTEGLYPLFAVNSNISPLMILPVKVCGGGVRLLV from the exons ATGGCGTCTAAAAGTTTTTCTGAGGAGGATTTCTCTTGTCCTGTGTGCTGTGAGATTTATAAAGATCCTGTTGTGTTGTCCTGTAGTCACAGTGTCTGTAAAGACTGTATTCACAGATTCTGGGAAAGTAAAGGAGCTCAAGAATGTCCTGTTTGTAGAAGAAAATCTTCAAAAGATTTTCCACCAATAAATCTGGCTTTGAAGAATCTGTGTGAGACTTTCTTACAGGAGAGAAGTGAGAGATCTTCATCAGTCTGTCATCTTCACAATGAGAAACTCAAACTcttctgtctggatgatcaacAGCCCGTGTGTGTCGTGTGTCGAGACTCCAGAACACACAACAACCATAAATTCTGTCCTGTTGATGAAGCTGTCATCGAGAATAAG gAGAAACTCAGAAGTGCATTAAAACGCTTAAAGGAGAAACTGAGAATATTGGAGGAGTTTAAACAGAATTTGGATCAAACAGCAGGACATATAAAG ATTCAGAGTCGCCGCACAGAGACGCAGATTCATGAAGAGTTTGAGGAACTTCACCAGCTTCTACATGATGAAGAATCAGCCAGAATAAGAGCActgagagaggaagaggagcaGAAGAGTCAGATGATGAAGGAGAAGATTGAGAAGATCAACAGAGACATTTCATCTCTTCCACACACGATCAGAGGTGTAGAGGAGCAGATGACAGCTGAAGATGTTTCATTCCTACAG AACTTGAAGAGCACACTGAAgag AGTTCAGTGTGGAGCGTCAGATCCAGAGAACATCTCAGGAATGATGATCAATGTAGCAAAACATCTCAGCAACCTGAAGTTTACTGTCATAAACAAGATGAAGGACAATGTTCAATACA ctccAGTGACTTTAGATCCAAACACATCTCACTGTAATCTCCTCGTGTCTGATGATCTGATCAGTGTGAGACTCAGTGAAGATGCAGCAGATCTGATTCCTGACAATCCAGAGAGATTTGATGAGTCTACGTGTGTTTTGGGTGCAGAGAGTTTTAGTTCAGGGATTCACTGCTGGGATGTTCAGGTTGGAGATAACACATGCTGGTGTCTGGGTGTGATGACAGAATCTGCTCAGAGGAAGAAGAGTGTATTCTCCAGGATTGGAGTCTGGACTGTGAGGTATTACTCTGGTGAATATGCTGCAGTCATTACACCACAGAAAACAGGTCTTGGACTCTCAGTGAAAGAGAAAGTTGAGAGAATCAGAGTTGAGCTGGATTGTGACGGAGGAAAACTGTCATTCTCTGATCCtctcactaacacacacatacacactttcacacacaagTTTACTGAAGGACTTTATCCATTGTTTGCTGTTAACTCTAACATTTCTCCTCTGATGATCTTACCTGTAAaagtgtgtggggggggggttaGATTGTTAGTGTAA